TCTGCGCCTTCTTCGACAGCTTCTCCCACGGGGTGTCGAGGTTGAAGCCCATGGTCAGGCCGAGCGCCTCGACCAGGCGGACGAAGTACTCGCTGGTGTGGCCGCCGGCCCACGGGTTGAGCGCGCCGTCGCCGAGCGTCTTCTCCGGATCGGGCACGACGAGGTCGGGGTCGACCTCCATCTTCGTGCCGAGGCCGGTGCACTCGGGGCAGGCGCCGAAGGGCGAGTTGAAGGAGAACGAGCGCGGCTCGAGCTCCTCGAACGACAGGTCGTCGTACGGGCAGTAGAGATGCTCGGAGTAGAAGCGCTCACGGCCGGGGTCGTCGTCGGGCAGGTCGACGAATTCGAGCGTGATCGTGCCGCCGGACAGCGTCAGCGCGGTCTCGACCGAGTCGGTGAGCCGCCTGCGCGACGACTCCTTCACCGACAGCCGGTCGACGATGACCTCGATGTCGTGCTTCTCGTACTTCTTCAGCGTCGGCGGCTCCTCGAGGCGGATCACCGTGCCGTCGACCCTCGCCCTGGCGAAGCCCTTGGTCTGCAGCTCGCGGAACAGCTCGGCGTACTCGCCCTTGCGGCCCCTGACGACGGGGGCGAGCACCTGGAAGCGGGTGCCCTCGTCGAGCTCCATCACCCTGTCGACGATCTGCTGCGGGGTCTGCCTGGCGATCGGGCGCCCGCAGGCGGGACAGTGCGGCTTGCCGATGCGCGCCCACAGCAGCCGCAGGTAGTCGTAGACCTCGGTGATGGTGCCGACCGTGGAGCGGGGGTTGCGGCTGGTCGACTTCTGGTCGATGGAGACCGCGGGAGACAGCCCCTCGATGAAGTCGACGTCGGGCTTGTCCATCTGGCCCAGGAACTGCCGGGCGTAGGACGACAGGGACTCGACGTAGCGACGCTGGCCCTCGGCGAAGATCGTGTCGAAAGCCAGACTCGACTTGCCCGAGCCCGATAGCCCGGTGAAGACGATCAGGGAGTCTCGCGGAAGGTCGAGCGAGACGTCCTTGAGGTTGTGTTCACGTGCGCCACGCACGATCAAACGGTCTGCCACGGTGATCCCGACGTCGAAGGTGTTGATAGGTCCACGGGGGATGGTAGAGGGAGGCTCCGACAATTTCGGGGGTCCGCTGGCGCCCCGTCGAAAACTTCCCTCACCAGAGTACGGCTTTCTCCCGAGCCGGTACCGGTCCTTGCAGGTTCAACCACGTGAACTGCGGCATTATGCCCGCATGACCGTTCTGCCCTCTCTGCGCGCCGAACTCGCCGCCGCCACGGAGCGGCTCCTGTCCACCGCCGCCGAGCTGGATGACGCCGGCGTGACCGCGCCCTCGCTGCTGCCCGGCTGGACCAGGGGCCATGTGCTGACCCATCTCGCCCGCAACGCCGACGGCCTGGTCAATCTGCTCACCTGGGCCAGGACGGGGATCGAGACGCCGCAGTACCCGGACCCCGCCGCGCGGGCGGCCGGGATCGAGGCGGGCGCCGCCAGGAAGGCCGCCGAGCAGCGCGCCGACCTGGAGGAGAGCGCCGCCCGGCTGGCCGCGACGATCGAGGAGCTGCCCGCGCAGGCCTGGTCGGCGATGGTCTCCGCGCTCAGGCCGCCCCCGCACCCCGCCTGGTACGTGCTGGTACGGCGGCTGCGGGAGCTGGAGCTCCACCATGTCGACCTCGGCGCCGGATACACGCCCGCCAACTGGCCCGAGGCCTTCGTGCTGAGAGAGCTGCACGACTGCCTGGCCTGCTGGCCGTACGGCAGCGGCACGGTCAGCGCGATCCTGCTGGAGCGGCCCGCACGCGAGTGGCACGGACTGGGCGAGGGGCCCGTGGTGCGCGGCGGATCGCGCGAGGTGCTCGCCTGGCTGACCGGACGGTCAGCAGGGGAGGGGATTAGGGTGGTGTCCGAGGGGCCGCGCGCCACGGGCGAGCAGCTGCCGTCGCCACCACCGTGGCTGACCATGCCCGCCCCCGCGAACCTCCCGACGGCGCCTCCCGACATCTACCCAGAGGAGAGCCCATGACCTACACAGGCGATGTCCAGGTCGGCGGCCCTGCCGACGTGCGGGAGCTCGACAAGCTCACCATCACCAAGCTCGCCGTGGGCCCGTTCGACA
This window of the Nonomuraea africana genome carries:
- a CDS encoding maleylpyruvate isomerase family mycothiol-dependent enzyme: MTVLPSLRAELAAATERLLSTAAELDDAGVTAPSLLPGWTRGHVLTHLARNADGLVNLLTWARTGIETPQYPDPAARAAGIEAGAARKAAEQRADLEESAARLAATIEELPAQAWSAMVSALRPPPHPAWYVLVRRLRELELHHVDLGAGYTPANWPEAFVLRELHDCLACWPYGSGTVSAILLERPAREWHGLGEGPVVRGGSREVLAWLTGRSAGEGIRVVSEGPRATGEQLPSPPPWLTMPAPANLPTAPPDIYPEESP